GCGCCCCGGTTCCGGTCAGGGACCGCACCTCCAGCTCCGCGTACTTGCCGGCGTCCGCCTCCTCCTTCGACAGGAGCGTGCCGAGCCAGCCCAGCAGGAAGCCGACCGGGATGGAGATGATGCCCGGGTTCTCCAGCGGGAACCAGTGGAAGTCGGCGTCCGGGAACATCGACGTCGGCTTGCCCGAGACGACCGGCGAGAACAGCACCAGCCCGACCGCGGTGACCAGACCTCCGTAGATCGACCACAGCGCGCCCTGGGTGGTGAACCGCTTCCAGAAGAGGCTGTAGAGGATCGTCGGCAGATTCGCGGAGGCGGCGACCGCGAAGGCGAGGGCGACCAGGCCCGCCACGTTCAGGTCGCGGGCGAGGGCGCCCAGGGCGATGGAGACGGCGCCGATGCCGACCGTCGCCCAGCGGGCCGCGTTCACCTCTTGCTTCTCGTCGGCCTGGCCCTTCTTGATGACGTTCGCGTAGATGTCGTGCGCGAACGAGGAGGACGAGGCCAGGGTCAGGCCCGCGACGACCGCGAGGATGGTGGCGAAGGCGACCGCCGAGATGGTGGCCAGCAGGATCGCGCCCCAGTTGGAGTCGACGCCTCCCAGGTGCAGGGCGAGCAGGGGTGCGGCCGTGTTGCCCGCCTTGTTGGAGGCGATGATCTCCTCCGGCTTGATCAGCGCGGCGGCGCCGAAGCCGAGGGCGAGGGTCATCAGATAGAAGGTTCCGATGAGGCCGATCGCCCAGTTCACGGACTTCCGGGCGGCCTTGGCGGTGGGGACCGTGTAGAAGCGGATCAGGATGTGCGGCAGGCCCGCGGTGCCGAGGACCAGGGCGATGCCGAGCGAGATGAAGTCCAGCTTGGTCGTGCCGGTCGCGCCGTACTTCAGGCCCGGCTCCAGGAAGGGAGCGCCCTTGCCGCTGTTGGTGGCGGCCTTGCCGAGCAGGTCCGAGATGTTGAAGTGGAACTTCAGCAGCACCAGGAAGGTCAGCAGCAGGGCGCCCGCGATCAGCAGGACCGCCTTGACCATCTGCACCCAGGTGGTGCCCTTCATACCGCCGATGGTGACGTACACGATCATCAGGACGCCGACGAGGGCGACGATGCCGATCTTGCCGCCGTCGCTGGTGATGCCGAGCAGCAGCGAGACCAGGACGCCGGCACCCGCCATCTGGGCGAGCAGGTAGAAGATCGACACGACGATGGTGGAGGTGCCGGCGGCCGTCCGGACCGGGCGCTGGCGCATGCGGTACGCCAGCACGTCGCCCATCGTGTAGCGGCCGGAGTTGCGCAGCGGCTCCGCGACCAGGAGCAGCGCCACCAGCCAGGCGACCAGGAAGCCGATGGAGTACAGGAAGCCGTCGTACCCGAAGAGGGCGATCGCGCCCGCGATGCCGAGGAAGGACGCGGCGGACATGTAGTCGCCGGAGACGGCGAGGCCGTTCTGGAAGGCGGTGAACTGGCGGCCGCCCGCGTAGAAGTCGGCGGCGCTCCTGGTCTGGCGGCCGGCCCAGACGGTGATGACGAGGGTCGCGGCGACGAACACCGCGAACAGGGTGATGATCAGCGGCCGGTGCTTGCTCGCCTCACCGGCGGCCAGAACGAGTGCCGGGCTCATGCGTCGCCCTCCATCCGGGACTTGATGGCCTCCGCCTTGGGGTCGAGCTTCGCGGCGGCGTGCCGTGAGTACCACCAGGCGATCAGGAACGTGGTGAGGAACTGGGCGAGACCGAGCACCAGGGCGACGTTGACGTTGCCGAAGAGCTTGGTTCCCATGAAGTCGCCCGCGTAGTTCGACAGCAGGACGAAGACGAGGTACCAGGCGATGAACGCCACGGTCAGCGGGAAGGCGAACGAGCGGTAGGAGCGGCGCAGTTCACCGAATTCGGCGCTCTCCTGGACCGCGGTGAACTCCTCGGTGGACGGAAGGCTGTGTTCGGTCCTGGATGGGGGAGGTGCGTCGGTTGCCACGGTGTCTCCTCGCGTTGCGGGTGCGGTGACGACGGTGGTCGGCGGCGCTGGGGCTTCGCCGACGGGCGGGACGAGTACGGCCGTACGGTTCCGATCTGACAGTGACGTGGATCACAGAACCAGGTGCGACGGTAGTGCTCCGGTCCGTGATCCGACAGGGGGCCTCGATCGTCCTGGGTGCTCCCTGCCCAAGGTCACGGCGCCGCGCGTGGACCGGTTCAACTCCCTTGGTTTCTTTCGTACCTCGTTGCGGGAAGTCATTGCTGGCCAGCCGGGTCGCCGGATAGTTTCACCCTGCACCACCCGTCATGTACCTGCCGGACGCCAACCGCGTTCCGGCTCGTTCACGTTTCCGGATGATGTGGAGACCCCATGGCTCATCTGCGTTCCAGACGCCGGCTCGCCCTCGCCGTCCCGGTCGTGCTGTCGCTGACCGCCTCCCTCGGCTTCCTGCCGAGCGCTGCCTCAGCCGCTCCGAGCACCACCACCACCGCCACCGCGCAGACCGCCGAAGGCCCCGAACTCGCCTACGTCGTCAACACGAGGACGGACCATCACACGATCACGTCGGTGCAGAAGGCGATAGCCGCGGCCGGTGGCTCGATCGTGGTGACGTACGACAAGATCGGCGTGATCGTCGTCCACTCGGCGAACCCGGACTTCGCCAAGACCCTTCGTGCCGTCCGCGGAGTGCAGTCCGCGGGTGCGACCCGGACCGCGCCGCTGACGGCCGCGGGCACCACGGACGAGGGCGCCGCGCAGTACCTGACGAAGGCGGAGGCGGCGAAGATCACCGCTCGGAGCACGGCGTCGGGCGAGGAACCGCTGGAGGCCGACCAGTGGGACCTGCGCGCGATAGGCGCCGACAAGGCCGCGAAGATCAACCCGGGCAGCCGTGACGTCACGGTCGCCGTGATCGACACCGGCGTCGACGACACGCACCCGGACCTCGCCCCGAACTTCTCCGCGTCGCAGTCCGCGAACTGCGTGGGCGGCAAGGCGGACACCTCCTACGGCGCCTGGCGGCCCGCGGTCCCCGAGCACTACCACGGCACGCACGTCGCCGGTGAGATCGCGGCGGCCCGCAACGGCATCGGTGTCGCCGGTGTCGCCCCGAACGTCAAGGTCGCCGGCATCAAGGTGGCCGACCCGGTCAGCGAGCTCTTCTACCCCGAGAGCGTCGTCTGCGCGTTCGTGTTCGCCGCCGACCACGGCGTGGAGGTCACGAACAACAGCTACTACGTGGACCCGTGGCTGTACAACTGCATGGACGACCCGGACCAGCGGGCGATCGTCGACGCGGTCAACCGGGCCCAGTTGTACGCCCAGCGCAAGGGCACCCTCAACCTCGCCTCGGCGGGCAACTCCAACGACGACCTCGACTCCCACGCGCTCGTCGACGACTCCAGCCCCGACGACTCCACCGCGGTGACCCGCACGGTCGACCCGCACGAGTGCTTCGACGTGCCGACCCAGCTGCCGGGTGTCGTCACGGTCAGCGCCACGGGGGTCACGAACGCCAAGTCGTACTACTCCAGTTACGGCGACGGCGTGATCGACATCGCGGCGCCCGGCGGCGACAAGTACAAGATCCCGGACACCCCGTCCAAGAACGGCCGCATCCTGTCCACGATGCCGAACAACCAGTACGGCTTCCTCCAGGGCACGTCCATGGCGTCCCCGCACGCGGCGGGCGTGGCCGCGCTGCTGAAGTCCACACACCCGTGGGCGACTCCGGCGCAGCTCCAGGCGCTCCTCAAGGCGCAGGCGGACAACCCCGGCTGCCCGACCGACCCGTACGACGGCAACGGCGACGGGGTCGTGGACGCGACGTGCGTGGGCGGCAAGCGTGTGAACGGCTTCTACGGCTTCGGCATCGTCAACGCCCTGCGAGCCGTCAAGTAGCCCTCCTGCCCTGCCGGTTGAGCTTTCGCACGGCTCGTACCGCTGGTACCGCGAACGAACTGGAGAATTCATGACAGCGCCTCGCAAGCGCTCCCGTCGCCTCGTCGTCCTGCCTCTGGGGATGGCCATGGCGACCGCCTTCGCCTTCCTGCCGAACGTCACCGCATCCGCGGCGCAGGCGGCCCCGAAGGCCGCGACGGCGGACGCGGCCTCGCTCAGCTACGTCGTCAACGTCCGCCCCGGACACGGCACGGCCGCGCACGTGACGAAGGCGATCGCCGACGCGGGCGGCACGATCGTGGTCGCGTACGACGAGATCGGCGTGATCGTCGTCCACTCCTCGAACCCCGACTTCGCCAAGACCATCCGCACGGTGCGCGGAGTGCAGTCGGCGGGCGCCACCCGCAACGCACCCCTGCCCGCACAGTCGACGACCGACGTCGGCACGCCGAAGGTGCTCACCGCCGACGAGGTCACGAGCGCCCAGGCGGCCGACGGACAGGACCCACTGGAGCCGTTGCAGTGGGACCTGCCCGCCATCAAGGCGGACAAGGCCCACGAGAAGACGCTCGGCAGCCGTGACGTCACGGTCGCCGTCATCGACACGGGCGTGGACGACACGCACCCGGACATCGCGCCGAACTTCGACCGCGACGCGTCCGTCAACTGTGTGTCGGGCAAGCCGGACACCACCGACGGGGCCTGGCGGCCGAGCGCGGCGGAGAGCCCGCACGGCACGCACGTCGCGGGCGAGATCGCGGGCGCCAAGAACGGCGTCGGCATCACCGGTGTCGCGCCCGGCGTGAAGGTCGCCGGGATCAAGGTGGCCACGACGGCGGGCTACTTCTACACCGAGGCCGTCGTGTGCGGCTTCGTGTGGGCGGCCGAGCACCACGTCGACGTCACCAACAACAGCTATTACACCGACCCCTGGTACTTCAACTGCACCGACGACCCGGACCAGAAGGCGCTCGTCGACGCCATCACCCGGGCCTCGCGGTACGCGGAGCGCAAGGGCACGGTCAACGTCGCAGCCGCCGGCAACGAGAACTACGACCTGGACGCGGACTCCATCACCGACCCGGTCTCCCCGAACGACGGCACGCCGAGCGACCGGGTGATCGACCCGCACACGTGCTTCGACATCCCGACCCAGCTGCCGGGTGTGGTGACCGTCGCCGCGACCGGGGCCAAGGGGATCAAGTCGTCCTTCTCCAACTACGGTCTCGGCGTCATAGATGTCGCCGCGCCCGGCGGCGACGCCACCCGCTACCAGACCCCGGCCCCGCCGGCCACCAGCGGTCTGATCCTCGGCCCGCTGCCCGGCGGCAAGTGGGGCTACATGGCGGGCACGTCGATGGCGTCGCCGCACGTAGCGGGGGTGGCAGCCCTCATCAAGTCGACGCATCCGCACGCCCCCGCCGCCCTGGTGAAGGCCCTGCTGTACGCCGAGGCCGACGCCACGCCGTGCACGGATCCGTACGACATCGACTCCGACGGCAAGATCGACGCCGTGTGCGAGGGCTCGACGAACCACAACGGGTTCTACGGGTGGGGGACCGTGAACGCGCTGAAGGCCGTGACGAAGTAGCCGTGCCGTAGTCGGCGAGGCAAGCGCCGTACACGCGGAAGGGGCCCGGCCGTCGCCGGGCCCCTCTCGCGATGTTGATCCAGTACACCCGGCACAGTGGCCTCATGACGGATGCCGATATGGACATGGCGTGGGCGGCACTGGGTGGGGATCCCGCGCTGATGCCGCGGATCTCGACGCTCGCACGGGAGGGGGTGCTGCCCTCGCGCCTGCCCGTACGGGAGGTGGCGCGGGCCTGTGTCGGTGCGTGCGCGCTGGCCGCCGCCGAGTGGGGCGCGCGGCGGGCCGGGCTGTCGGCCGTGCCGGAGGTGCGGGTCGACGACGGGGCGATCGCCACCGCCTTCCACAGCGAACGACATCTGCTGGTCGACGGGCGCGAACCGGTCAACTTCGCACCGCTGTCCCGCTTCTGGCGCACGGCGGACGGCTGGGTGCGCACCCACGCGAACTATCCGCATCACCGCGAGCGCCTGCTCGGCGCCCTCGGGCTCGCCGCGGACGCGTCCGTGGAGAGGGTGGCCGCCGCTCTCGCCGGGCGGCCGTCCGCCGAGGTGGAGGAGAGCGTGTACGCGGCCGGGGGGCTCGCGGTCGCGTTGCGCACACCCGAGGAGTGGGCGGCGCACGAGCAGGGCCGCGCGATCGCCGCGCACCCGCTGGTGGGCCGTGAGCGCCTGGACGACGCGCCCGAACGACCACTCGTACCGCTCGCCGGGAAGCCGCTGCTGCCCGCGGCGGGCCTGCGTGTCCTGGACCTCACCCGGGTCATCGCGGGCCCGGTGGCCACCCGCACGCTGGCGCTGCTCGGCGCGGACGTCCTGCGGATCGACGACCCACGGATGCCCGAACTCCCCGATCAGCACGCCGACATGGACGTCGGGAAGCGATCCACCGTCCTGGACCTCACGGCGCGCACCGACCACCGGACGTTCGACGAGCTGCTGGCGCGGGCGGATGTCGTCGTCACGGGCTACCGGCCCGGCGCGCTCGACCGGTTCGGGCTCGCCCCCGAGGAGCTGGCCGAGCGGCGGCCCGGGATTGTGGTGGCCCGGCTGTCTGCGTGGGGCGGGTACGGGCCGTGGGCCGGGCGGCGTGGCTTCGACAGCCTGGTGCAGGTCGCCACGGGCATCGCGGTGACCGAGGGTTCGGTGGAACGGCCGGGCGCGCTGCCCGCGCAGGCCCTCGACCACGGCACGGGATATCTGCTGGCCGCCGCGGTCCTGAGGTCGCTCACCGAGCAGACGGAGGAGGGCGGGAGCCGGGTCGTGCGGCTGGCGCTGGCCCGGACTGCGGCCTGGCTGACGGGCGGGGCCACCCGGGACGCCGAACGCGCGCGGGCGGCGTACGACGGCCCGGATCCCTGGCTCGTGGAGACCGACAGCGTGCTGGGCCGGCTGCGGTACGCCCTGCCGCCGGTCCGTTTCGCGGGCGGGCCGGACGACTGGGCGCGGCCACCGGGGCGGTGGGGGGAGGACCCGGCGCGGTGGGCGTCGGTACCGCCCGGAGACTGAGTCGGCCGGATGGCCGAAATAGCTACTATGAGGCGGAATGCCACTCTCCCAGTTGTTTCTCTGTGGTTGCCCCGTTCTGTGGCGTCTGGTGACGATCGTGACGTGAGCTCGACACGACCCACGGCCGATGCCGAGACGGATACCGATACCGATACCGACGGCGGTGGGACGGGCGCGGCCCATGTGCCCGTCCCGGTCGCCGCCCCCGTCCCCCGCCCCTCGGCCCGCCGGGCCGTCATCGCGCTCGCTCTCATGACGGTCGCCGCCCTGATCCCGCTGCTCGGCCCCTCGGCCGCGCTGCACGGCACGGGTGAGGCCGCCGCCCCCGGAGCCGGCGGTATAGGCCTGCTGCGCACCCTGCTGTTCGCGGCGTTGTGCGTACCCGCGGGCGAGCTCCTCGTGGCCCGGCTGGCCCGTCGGGTGCCGGGCGCTCCCCTGGCGGACGCGCCGCGCAGTTGGGCGCCGTACGCGGCCTGCGCCGGTTTCGTCGCCGCGCTGGGGCTCGCGTCGGTCGTGGCCACCGGCAATCTGGTCCCGCACGGGCTCGCCGAGATCGACGTGGGCGGGCTGTACCGGACGCGGGACGGCTCGCTGGCCCTCCTGGAGGTCAACGCGTTCCTCGTGGCCGGGCTGTCCGCCCTCTCACGTCGGCCGTCCCTCCAGGTGTGGCCGCCGGCCGCGGTGATCGTCGCCGAGGCGCTGCGCGCCCACCCCACGACGGAGCACGGCCCGCTGGTCGGCTCCGGCCTGACAGCCGTTCACCTCGTCTGCGCGTCCCTGTGGGCGGGCGGACTGCAACACGTCCTGCGCACGCTGCGGCACTGGCGTGCGTCTTCAGGGATCGGCGCCGCGTTGCTGGGGCTCTACGCGCGCGTGGCGGCCGTTCTGCTGGCCTTGATCACCGCGACCGGGGTGTGGAGCTCACTGCGCCGCATGCCGCCGGACACGGTCCTCGACCAGTTGACGACCACGGCGTACGGCCGCGCCCTGCTCGCCAAACTGCTGCTCGTGGCCGTCGTCGCCGTGCTCGCCCTGGTCTCGCGGCAGCGGATGCGGCGCGCCGCCGACCCGCTCGGCGCCTGCGCTCCCGCGCGCGCGGAAGTGGTGGCGCTGGGCCTGGTCGTCGCGGTGTCGGGGCTTCTGACGGCGCTGCCGCTGCCGATCCGCTGGTCGTGAGTGGGCCGTTGGTCAGCCGTTGGTGACGAGCACCTTGAGGGCGGTGCGCTCGTCCATCGCCTTGTAACCCTCGGGCACGTCCTCCAGGCCGACGGTCCGGTCGAAGACGGGCGACGGGTCGATCGTCCCGTCGAGGACGTCGGGCAGCAGCTGAGGGATGTACGCGCGGACGGGTGCGACGCCACCGCGCAGGGCGATGTTGCGGTCGAACATGACGCTGAGGTCGAGGCCGGTGCCGCTGCCGTGCGGGACGCCGACGAAGCCGATGGCCCCGCCGTCCCGGGTGATGTTCACGGCCGTCCGCATGGACTGCTCGGTACCGACCGCCTCGACGACGGCGTGCGCGCCCTGGCCGCGGGTGAGTTCGCGGACGGCGTCGACGGCGGCGTCCCCGCGCTCGGCGACGACGTCCGTGGCGCCGAAGCGGCGCGCGATGTCCGTACGGACCTGGTGGCGTCCGAGCGCGATGATCCGCTCGGCGCCGAGCCGCTTGGCGGCCAGCACCGCGCACAGCCCGACGGCCCCGTCCCCGACCACGGCGACCGTGGCACCCGGGCGGGCTCCCGCGCCGAGGGCGGCGTGGTGCCCGGTGCCCATGACGTCGGAGAGCGTCAGCAGCGCGGACAGCAGGCGCTCGTCGGAGGCGGCCTCCTTCGGCAGCCGCACGAGGGTGCCGTCGGCGAAGGGCACGCGCACGGCCTCGCCCTGTCCGCCGTCGTAGCCGACCGAGCCCCAGAAGCCACCGTGCTCGCAGGAGGTGGTGAGCCCCTCGCGGCAGTAGTCGCAGACGCCGTCGGACCACATGAAGGGCGCCACGACCAGGTCGCCGCGCCGGACGCCGGTCACATCGGAGCCGGTCTCCTCGACGACGCCGAGGAACTCGTGCCCGATGCGCTGCCCCGGCTGCCGGGCCGCCTCACCGCGGTACGCCCACAGGTCGCTGCCGCAGATGCAGGCCCGCAGCACGCGGACGACGGCGTCGGTGGGCAGCTGCACCACGGGCTCGGGCACGTCCTCCACACGCATGTCGTAGGGGGCGTGGATCGTGGTGGCGCGCATGGCGAGGGTCCTTCTCGTGCGATCGGTCCGGTGCGGGTGCGCTCAGGGGGTGGTCGGGCGCACTTCACGGTACGCCGTCGCCGGTGCATGTCGCTCGTCGAGGGTGCCTCGGACCAGCAGGAACTGCGCGGCGATGTACGTGAGCATGATCCAGAAGTCGGGCCGCGGGAGCTGCGGCCAGTCGGCGACCCCGGTCGCGATGAGCGTGTCGGAGAGCATGAACAGCGCACCGCCGGCGCCCGCGACGAGTCCGAGCCTCGTCGCGCCGTACGCCATCGCCGTGAGCAGCAGGCTGTAACCGGCGACGGGGACACGCAGACCGGCCGGGAGATCGGGCCACAGGAGGGCGACCGTGGCGACGAGGGCGATGCCGTAGGCGCCGGTGAGCCATGCTCCACCCGTGCGTGCAGCGCTGCCGTACCGCCGGAAGAGGACGAGATAGCAGATGTGCCCGGCCGCGAAGGACGCCATGCCGGCGAGGAAGGCGGCGTCGGCGTGGGACAGCAGCAGGACGTCGCCGCCCCACCCGAGGAGCAGGGCCGCGACCAGGAGGCGCGGCCCGCCGCACACGCGCGCGTGGAGCGCGAGGAGGGGCATCAAGAGGGGCTTGGCGAGGGTGTGACCGAGGGCGTACCCGCCGGCGAGGGAGACGAGGTCGGCGACGACCACCGCCCAGAAGAGAACGGGGAGCACGGGGAGCACGCGCGCGAGGCGCTCACGGTGAGGGCTCACTGCGGTGCTCTCACGCGGCGGGATTCTCGGCGACGGGCGTCACCGTGACGACGTCCCTCGCCGCCGGCTGCCAGCCCGGCCCGCGGAACACCCGTCCGGCCCGCTCCGTCCAACTGCTCGCCGCCTTGATGTCCTTGGCGATGGCGACGTACTCGTGTGTGGCGACCTTCAGCGGGTTGTATGTGTCGATGTTCTTGGTGAGCCCGTACACGGGCCGCTCGGTCTCGGCCACGAAGGACCCGAACAGCCGGTCCCAGACGATGAGGATCCCGCCGAAGTTACGGTCCAGGTACCCGCCCTGGGACGCGTGGTGGACGCGATGGTGCGACGGCGTGTTGAAGACGAACTCGAACCACCGGGGCATCCTGTCGATCCGCTCGGTGTGGATCCAGAACTGGTAGACGAGGTTGGCGGAGGAGCAGAACGCGAGCGCGGCCGGGTGCACGCCGACGGCGACCAGGGGAACGTAGAAGGGCCAGACGGTCAGCGACGTCCAGGGCTGGCGCAGCGCGGTGGTGAGGTTGAACTTCCGGCTGGAGTGGTGGACGACGTGGCACGCCCACAGGATCCGGATGACATGGTGCCCACGGTGGGACCAGTAGTAGAAGAAGTCCTGGGCGAGGAGCATCAGTGGGACGGTCCACCACAGGACGGGGACGCGCAGGGGCGTGAGCGCGTAGATCGCCGTGTAGATCGCGACGATCGGGATCTTCCACAGGAAGTCGAAGAAGAGGCTGCCGAGCCCCATGCCGACGCTGGTCGCGGCGTCCTTGGCGTCGTATCCCTCCTCGTCCTCGTCGGGATGGATGCGGTGGCTCACCATCTCGATCACGGTGAGCAGCACGAAGGCGGGTATCGACCACAGCACGACATCGGGCAGGTTCGGCATGGGTGCACCGTAGAACCGCTGGTCGGCCGGGGCTAGACGTTGTTACCCACAAGTATTACCGGAGGTATGCGCTTGCTTGTTGGTGATCTCCGCCAAGAGGTGCCCCTCACGCACCCGCCGCCCCCAACAGCGTCCCCGCGACATAGGTGACCCCCATCGCCAGCGCCCCGCCCCCGACATTCCGCAGCACGGCCCGCCCCGGCTTCGCCGCTCCCAGCCGTGCGCTGGTCCAGCCGGTGAACACCAACGCGACCAGGACCGACACCACGGTGACCGGCACCCGCCAGCCCGCCGGCGGCAGCACCATCGCCAGCAGCGGCAGCAGCGCCCCCGCCGTGAACGCCAGGAAACTCGCCCACGCCGCGTGCCACGGGTTCGTCAGCGCGTCGGGGTCGATACCGAGCTCCACGCGCGCGTGGGCGCGCAGCGCGTCCCGTGCCGTCAGCTGGACCGCCGCCTCGCGGGCCACCTCCCGCGACAGGCCCCGGCCCTCCAGCAGCTCCGTCAGCTCCGCCAGCTCCGCCTCCGGCTGCTCCCTCAGCTCTCGCCTCTCCAGGGCCAGCGCCGCCTTCTCCGAGTCCCGCTGGGTCGACACCGACACATACTCGCCCGCCGCCATCGACATGGACCCGGCCAGCAGCCCGGCCAGGCCGGCGGTCAGCAGCGCCGAGCGGTCGGTCGTCGCGCCAGCGACGCCGACCACGAGGCCCGCGGTGGAGACGATGCCGTCGTTCGCGCCGAGGACCGCGGCCCGCAACCAGTTCAGCCGCTCCCCCAGCGCGCCCCCGTGGGCCTCGTCGTGCGTGGGTGGTTCCGTCACACCCGGAGGATGACACCCCGGGCTTCACCAGACCCGCACCGACCCACCCCGCGCGAACACCGGGCTGGTCGCGTCCGCCGGGGGCTCCGGCAGCGGTTCTGCGATCTCCTCGACCGTCGGGCCCACCTTCGCCGCGATCGGGTCCAGGACGGACAGATCGAAGCCGTACACCCGCGCCGCGTTCCCTCCGACCATCGCCGCCACCTC
The Streptomyces sp. CGMCC 4.7035 DNA segment above includes these coding regions:
- a CDS encoding solute symporter family protein, whose product is MSPALVLAAGEASKHRPLIITLFAVFVAATLVITVWAGRQTRSAADFYAGGRQFTAFQNGLAVSGDYMSAASFLGIAGAIALFGYDGFLYSIGFLVAWLVALLLVAEPLRNSGRYTMGDVLAYRMRQRPVRTAAGTSTIVVSIFYLLAQMAGAGVLVSLLLGITSDGGKIGIVALVGVLMIVYVTIGGMKGTTWVQMVKAVLLIAGALLLTFLVLLKFHFNISDLLGKAATNSGKGAPFLEPGLKYGATGTTKLDFISLGIALVLGTAGLPHILIRFYTVPTAKAARKSVNWAIGLIGTFYLMTLALGFGAAALIKPEEIIASNKAGNTAAPLLALHLGGVDSNWGAILLATISAVAFATILAVVAGLTLASSSSFAHDIYANVIKKGQADEKQEVNAARWATVGIGAVSIALGALARDLNVAGLVALAFAVAASANLPTILYSLFWKRFTTQGALWSIYGGLVTAVGLVLFSPVVSGKPTSMFPDADFHWFPLENPGIISIPVGFLLGWLGTLLSKEEADAGKYAELEVRSLTGTGAH
- a CDS encoding lysoplasmalogenase, with translation MLPVLPVLFWAVVVADLVSLAGGYALGHTLAKPLLMPLLALHARVCGGPRLLVAALLLGWGGDVLLLSHADAAFLAGMASFAAGHICYLVLFRRYGSAARTGGAWLTGAYGIALVATVALLWPDLPAGLRVPVAGYSLLLTAMAYGATRLGLVAGAGGALFMLSDTLIATGVADWPQLPRPDFWIMLTYIAAQFLLVRGTLDERHAPATAYREVRPTTP
- a CDS encoding VIT1/CCC1 transporter family protein, yielding MTEPPTHDEAHGGALGERLNWLRAAVLGANDGIVSTAGLVVGVAGATTDRSALLTAGLAGLLAGSMSMAAGEYVSVSTQRDSEKAALALERRELREQPEAELAELTELLEGRGLSREVAREAAVQLTARDALRAHARVELGIDPDALTNPWHAAWASFLAFTAGALLPLLAMVLPPAGWRVPVTVVSVLVALVFTGWTSARLGAAKPGRAVLRNVGGGALAMGVTYVAGTLLGAAGA
- a CDS encoding S8 family serine peptidase, which encodes MAHLRSRRRLALAVPVVLSLTASLGFLPSAASAAPSTTTTATAQTAEGPELAYVVNTRTDHHTITSVQKAIAAAGGSIVVTYDKIGVIVVHSANPDFAKTLRAVRGVQSAGATRTAPLTAAGTTDEGAAQYLTKAEAAKITARSTASGEEPLEADQWDLRAIGADKAAKINPGSRDVTVAVIDTGVDDTHPDLAPNFSASQSANCVGGKADTSYGAWRPAVPEHYHGTHVAGEIAAARNGIGVAGVAPNVKVAGIKVADPVSELFYPESVVCAFVFAADHGVEVTNNSYYVDPWLYNCMDDPDQRAIVDAVNRAQLYAQRKGTLNLASAGNSNDDLDSHALVDDSSPDDSTAVTRTVDPHECFDVPTQLPGVVTVSATGVTNAKSYYSSYGDGVIDIAAPGGDKYKIPDTPSKNGRILSTMPNNQYGFLQGTSMASPHAAGVAALLKSTHPWATPAQLQALLKAQADNPGCPTDPYDGNGDGVVDATCVGGKRVNGFYGFGIVNALRAVK
- a CDS encoding S8 family peptidase; its protein translation is MTAPRKRSRRLVVLPLGMAMATAFAFLPNVTASAAQAAPKAATADAASLSYVVNVRPGHGTAAHVTKAIADAGGTIVVAYDEIGVIVVHSSNPDFAKTIRTVRGVQSAGATRNAPLPAQSTTDVGTPKVLTADEVTSAQAADGQDPLEPLQWDLPAIKADKAHEKTLGSRDVTVAVIDTGVDDTHPDIAPNFDRDASVNCVSGKPDTTDGAWRPSAAESPHGTHVAGEIAGAKNGVGITGVAPGVKVAGIKVATTAGYFYTEAVVCGFVWAAEHHVDVTNNSYYTDPWYFNCTDDPDQKALVDAITRASRYAERKGTVNVAAAGNENYDLDADSITDPVSPNDGTPSDRVIDPHTCFDIPTQLPGVVTVAATGAKGIKSSFSNYGLGVIDVAAPGGDATRYQTPAPPATSGLILGPLPGGKWGYMAGTSMASPHVAGVAALIKSTHPHAPAALVKALLYAEADATPCTDPYDIDSDGKIDAVCEGSTNHNGFYGWGTVNALKAVTK
- a CDS encoding CopD family protein encodes the protein MSSTRPTADAETDTDTDTDGGGTGAAHVPVPVAAPVPRPSARRAVIALALMTVAALIPLLGPSAALHGTGEAAAPGAGGIGLLRTLLFAALCVPAGELLVARLARRVPGAPLADAPRSWAPYAACAGFVAALGLASVVATGNLVPHGLAEIDVGGLYRTRDGSLALLEVNAFLVAGLSALSRRPSLQVWPPAAVIVAEALRAHPTTEHGPLVGSGLTAVHLVCASLWAGGLQHVLRTLRHWRASSGIGAALLGLYARVAAVLLALITATGVWSSLRRMPPDTVLDQLTTTAYGRALLAKLLLVAVVAVLALVSRQRMRRAADPLGACAPARAEVVALGLVVAVSGLLTALPLPIRWS
- a CDS encoding zinc-dependent alcohol dehydrogenase family protein; protein product: MRATTIHAPYDMRVEDVPEPVVQLPTDAVVRVLRACICGSDLWAYRGEAARQPGQRIGHEFLGVVEETGSDVTGVRRGDLVVAPFMWSDGVCDYCREGLTTSCEHGGFWGSVGYDGGQGEAVRVPFADGTLVRLPKEAASDERLLSALLTLSDVMGTGHHAALGAGARPGATVAVVGDGAVGLCAVLAAKRLGAERIIALGRHQVRTDIARRFGATDVVAERGDAAVDAVRELTRGQGAHAVVEAVGTEQSMRTAVNITRDGGAIGFVGVPHGSGTGLDLSVMFDRNIALRGGVAPVRAYIPQLLPDVLDGTIDPSPVFDRTVGLEDVPEGYKAMDERTALKVLVTNG
- a CDS encoding CoA transferase, producing the protein MTDADMDMAWAALGGDPALMPRISTLAREGVLPSRLPVREVARACVGACALAAAEWGARRAGLSAVPEVRVDDGAIATAFHSERHLLVDGREPVNFAPLSRFWRTADGWVRTHANYPHHRERLLGALGLAADASVERVAAALAGRPSAEVEESVYAAGGLAVALRTPEEWAAHEQGRAIAAHPLVGRERLDDAPERPLVPLAGKPLLPAAGLRVLDLTRVIAGPVATRTLALLGADVLRIDDPRMPELPDQHADMDVGKRSTVLDLTARTDHRTFDELLARADVVVTGYRPGALDRFGLAPEELAERRPGIVVARLSAWGGYGPWAGRRGFDSLVQVATGIAVTEGSVERPGALPAQALDHGTGYLLAAAVLRSLTEQTEEGGSRVVRLALARTAAWLTGGATRDAERARAAYDGPDPWLVETDSVLGRLRYALPPVRFAGGPDDWARPPGRWGEDPARWASVPPGD
- a CDS encoding sterol desaturase family protein encodes the protein MPNLPDVVLWSIPAFVLLTVIEMVSHRIHPDEDEEGYDAKDAATSVGMGLGSLFFDFLWKIPIVAIYTAIYALTPLRVPVLWWTVPLMLLAQDFFYYWSHRGHHVIRILWACHVVHHSSRKFNLTTALRQPWTSLTVWPFYVPLVAVGVHPAALAFCSSANLVYQFWIHTERIDRMPRWFEFVFNTPSHHRVHHASQGGYLDRNFGGILIVWDRLFGSFVAETERPVYGLTKNIDTYNPLKVATHEYVAIAKDIKAASSWTERAGRVFRGPGWQPAARDVVTVTPVAENPAA
- a CDS encoding DUF485 domain-containing protein; amino-acid sequence: MATDAPPPSRTEHSLPSTEEFTAVQESAEFGELRRSYRSFAFPLTVAFIAWYLVFVLLSNYAGDFMGTKLFGNVNVALVLGLAQFLTTFLIAWWYSRHAAAKLDPKAEAIKSRMEGDA